ATGAATCTGTTCAAATTTAAACTTCACTTTTAAATCGCTAGTGGAACTTTTACTTTGCTGAtatgtttatttgattttcttttgcaGAATTTGTTGAAAAAGCAGGTGGAAACGAGGACACCAGATGGCCGAAGACGGATCACCCCTCTATGCATTGCTCAGTTAGACACAGGGTAAGAGCATTTCAGTGTAGTTCTGTACCGTACCACAGTCAGGAGGGCCTGGCAGGTTCTCTAAAGTCACAACAGACAAAGCAGCGTTTCCAAGACGCGTTTTGGTCAAAGTTTGGAAGAGGAACGCATCTGTGGAGGTGGGATGTACAGTAAGATTTGCTGCGGACGCACCCCCTTCAGTACCGTTACTGTTCAAGGCGTCCATCCTTCACAGCAATGCACACTGCAGTGCCTACAGAGATCCCACAACAAACCCCTTCTGCAGCATTGCAGGTGCGATGGTCGCAACGGTGTCCACAAACGCCAACTCTTGTCCCTCACACCCGTGACAGGACAAGCGTGATTATGTTctacatgctgctgctgctgcgcccTGTTTCAGTTGTACTCCAGTGTGTTTAGACCTTCAGGTAGCCAGCTTGGAATttgtattgaattttttttttttttttaagaaactactGTTTTTGTTCCCAGGGACTTCTCCCCAGCCCTGTTTAACAGTGTCCCGATCCTTCCCGGCTCGACCATGTCCTCCCAGCTCACCCAGCAGCTGACCTCCTCGGACTCGAACACGGCCAACTCCCTCAGCCTGAAGCCGTGTCCGGAGCCCACAGCCAACGCTGCCCCCAGGCCTGCAGACGATGCACTGCACAAAGAGGGGTCAGTAGGAACTGCTGTAATAGTTTCGAGAAAggtttagtttcttttttaattatgcaaTTTTGATATcgacataaaaaaaaatttaatgccAAATTCATAAAGGTCTTCCTCGAGCTCCGATTTATTTTGATCTTAAATGTGCAAAGATATTTTTTCCAGTTCCACCTGGGCTTGTCTCCAGTTCCAGTGTAATCAGATCCTGACACCTGGAATGtaataaactgctgtgcaatgggagtctttacTGCTATTTCTGTATCGAGGTTAATCCTCTTGGGCATCCTGGGAGGGTAggttgtgtgtgtgagagactgtgGTAATGAGCAGAAAAGCCTTGAAAAGTATGATTCGATTTCCCCCGAATAAGTGATTCAATCTCAAGGACAGCTATAAAGATCAGGgttttgtgtgtctgtctaaAAGACTGGATTAGCATCTTTCTGCCTTGATGCTTTCCTTGTCTTACTGTGTGCAAGCCATTAGCAGGAAGTCCTTGTTAACAAAAAATAAGGAATATGTGTAACGAGTTCAGGAACTTTTTTAACTTGGTTATTTGTTCGTTTATTTCCAGCGTCAATGCTACAGCCACCACGTTGTCAGCCGTTGCAAACTCCATTGCAGTGAAACCAAACTCTCTGACCTCTGCTGCCAAGATTGAGCCAATGAAAGCACTTGATTCCAGGTTTACCGAAAGATCGAAAGCCACGCCTGGAGTAGCTGTATCCTCTCTTGTCAGTCTCGCCCCCCTTAATAGGTAAAAAAAACCCGTGAAGATTGTGTCTCAGACTGCAGTTAAACTTCAGTTACTGAGCTGAAATGACATGCAGTACAACACATACGGTCAGACTGGCACACTGCCTGTAATCACAGGTGTCCCGGATCACTGCGCATCCAGttttatgaaacaaataaaagctgtTCGGTCAGTTAAGAGCTAATGGGCCTGATGTTTATTATGCATGCAGTTTGCCTGCAGTTTGTCCACATTGGAAAATATAGGCTTGTAAGACTGAGGATAGTCGTCTTTATTTATCTGCAAAGCAGCGACAGcacagactgtggcaaagtggccacCAGACCACTTTTGACTTCAGTGGCAGGTTTGCATTATTAGATACAGTTTAAAAACTTGTGTGACAAATGATGACGGCTCACATGCAGGCATGCATGGCGCTCGTAAATCAAGTCAGCAATCTCGGACTCCGTTTCAAACCGTTGACAAGCAGTCTGGTCGCTCATCATAGTTACAGCAGATATCAGACCGGTTGTCACTTTCACATCTCTCTAGCAGCTCTCTGTTCTTTTTTGCTTTTCAGAGTAAAAGATGCAAATGCTCTTAAGGACCCGAAGCCCAGGATTACATGTCTGGACAGCAGCAGCGACAGCGAGGGGAAAATGAAGGCACCGTCTCTGGCCTTGAATAAGAGGAAGATAGAGATGGAGGGGGGCGAGGTGGTCGAGAAGAGAAAGAAGGGAAGACCGAGGAAAGATACCAAAATACTGCCGATGAGTGCAGCCATGCTGCAGGTAAAAACACTTTAACCATGGCGGTGAAGATCAGCCTGGGTCTAGGAAATGTGATAATCTCGCTGAGCTTGTGTCTGTGAAATTTTATAGGTGGCAGATGAATTCTGGAAAAATAGCTGGAGTTCTGGAAATATTTAAGGACATTAGTTATGAATGGTGTTACCAGCTTGAAGAGAACAGATAGAATGTTTTTACGaggggtgttttgtttttagtgtggGTGTACTGTGTAAGTTGGAGATATATGGAGGAAACCTGTCTGTCTGTACGTTTGccacttttgtattttttcatgcaCATAGAGGATTTCGgtcaaggtgattttttttttcatgatactgGCAAAGCTCttcttttgtacagtatttgcagcTGTGGCGGTGAAACAAAGTTTTAACgagcaaataaagaaatgaacTCTTTTTGCAGACTGCGCCCACAACAGACAAAGATCCCCCCAGAGTTATTGTGCCAATGGCAGTGCTGAAGCTGCCAACACCAGCCCCACAGAAAGCTTTCACTCTACAGGTAAGGAGCGCTTCTGTCATGGGCTGCACCAACTGCTGATCAGCGGATCAGCAAACTACAGAAAAAATGattcttttatatattaaaaagtaaaataaaataaatgccggCAGTAAATGCTTTCGTTTTGATAACGCGGATGattttttcccctctctctctcttgcaggtcAGCTCGGACCCGTCGGTGTTCATTGAGGTGGAGAATGAGGTCTCCACTGCCGCGGGGTCCAGGCTGAGCAGGCTGAAGTGTAACCGCGAGGGTAAAGTGTGGGAGACGGTTCTCACCAGTCGGGTCCTGACTGCTGCTGGAAGCTCGTAAGTTAGAGATGATGTTAGCTGGGtctgtggtgtgttttgtttaactctcCTGTTGGCTGACAACACATTTACAGCGGGTCTCAGTCAGTGTACCTGCTTACCCATGCTATAGTGTTTCTAAGAGTTACCTTTTCAACTGCCTACAacctcagggatggaaataagactcctactgcacattccaggttttagccATAGCATATAGGTAAagtgctcaggtgtgtcttattaaactcgcagtaaaaccaggaagggatcaaactgctattcattgggagccttatttccatccctgaacctTTTTTTTGTAGGTTAAAAATTTGATGTGTATTCAGGATTCCCtagcacattttaaaaaccagAATGATGCATGTGCACCTTTTGAGTTAGACTCCAATCCAATGCAGGAGTGTGAATCAGAAATGTCCCATGCAGGCAGTCATGAGCCAGTGTCTCTCTGCCCCGTGTCCTAGCTCTTGCTGCACTGAGGAGGTCTGTGATGAGTAAAGGCGGATCTCGTTGGTTTTCAGGGATGTAATCGGAGTGGCCTGTGAGGACAGGACGTTGTCAGTATTCTCTGCCTGTGGGCGCCGGCTGCTCCCAGCCATCCTGTTGCAGGCGCCCATGTCCACGCTGCACTGTTCGGGCTGCTACGTGATGGCCCTCACTGCCTGTGCCACGCTGTCAGTCTGGTAGGTATGGCATGAGAAGGTGGGAAGCATGTCCATAGCAGTGTTTATGCATTGTTTAAGTGGTGTCGGAACAGACCCCTGCTTTACACAATGCCCTTTCAGGTgtcttcatttattattattttttgcattttcaggGATGTGCAGAAGCAGTCGGTACTGGTCAAGAATGAATCGCTACAGATTATTTTGTCAGGTAATTGCttatttaaatgcacttttttaaaattctgttccATTACTTATGTTGAAAAGCAGCTTTCAGCAAAAGCTTACCTTTACAAAGCTTGAgcataaaaccaaaaaatatttcAGGCCCCCACACCAGTCACCCGTATTGTTTTGAAGTGTTCTGCAGTCTCCAGTTCTCACACGTGAGATCATTGTTATAATTTCACCGGTTCACTGTTTTGAGCTTGTTGCTGGTCAGCAGCGTTTCCGGAGTAAGGTTTGATCTGTGCTTGTTGTGACTGTCTGCAGGAACAGATACCACAGTCTCCCAGTCCTTGTTGACCCGGCACGGAGTCCCGGTTGTGAGCCTGGCCAATGGAAAGTCTTACTGTTTCAACTCCGCTCTCGGGACATGGTAAGGACGAGTGTGTTTGTACTGATCAGAATGCAGCCAGTCTTCGGCTCTATTAACAGTAATCCAGCTCCACCTGTTGTCATTTTGTTTCACCCCATTATTTAACATTACTGAGTTCAAATACCGTGGAATCGGGTCTTTTAGAAAGTTTATAAATGTgtctattttataaataatattttataaatgtgtgtgtattcaaaataaacagaGTACCTTTTATCGGCTGTTTGAAGACACCCTGTGacctttttatgttgtttttgtcaAAACGATCTCATCCACTGGCTTGTGGATTTGACAGTTTTTAAAATTTCAttgcagatatatattttttttacttcatcaggGAAAGTGCATTCAGAGCTGAGACACTGAGCTGAATAAAAACGCTTCTACCCTTTCAATAAGACCGCCCCGGTGACatcaaagaaaacatttatttgcagattCATTTATGCACCACAGCTCATTCTGTCAATCACGGATTGCTATATCTTAAACCTTAAGAACTGCGTAACAGTTGTAATTTTACCTCCtatctgtttatttgttattttattttcctaactGCCGCAGCCATTCTCGGATTCTGAAGTGATAGGCTGCCCTCTTCAAATGCCTGGCAGCTCATTGCATGTGTCTGGGTAGCGCTGTCATGGCTGCTCTCACAGGCTGGGTTTTTCAACCTGGCATTTAGTCACTTCAGTCCCACACATCTTCTAGTCAGGTCAGGATCTCCTGACTTACGAGGCCATATACAGCTTCCAGTTTTATTAGGCTTCTTAAAATTACAGGAAATATATAGGCACCTCTCTGACACTACTGCATGCGCAAAGTGCAGAATCTTCAACGATATAAGCAGCTGTACTTTGGTGTCTAAAACTAACCTCTGAGATTACACTGCTCCCCCCCTCCAATGCATCTTAGCAACACATTTTTAGTTTCATTAATAAGCAGTTGATTTAACCAGCGCACTTCATAAACCACCTCTTTCACGCCTCACTCCATCGATTCCACCCTGGATTCATTCAGAGGTAAATGGCAGCAGCTGTGTTTAGATCATTGAAATAATGTGGCTGTTAACATCACCATTCCCGTTTCTCCATAAGGAATCTGATAGCAGACAAACAGGACTCCCTGGTGCAGTGTGCGGATTATAGGAACTGCATCCCTTCCCAGGAGGCCATGCTGTCCTCTGGACCCTTGGCCATCGTGCAGGGTCATAGTTTAAagtaaggtgtttttttaatgtttcaggcAATGGTCATTGTGTAGTAGCTGTTGAGACAACCAGTTGAAGATTGTAGGGCTGCTAGTATGCGTTTTATTTCATAACCATTTAAACTGTAAGAATGAACAAGTGTTAAGCATTACAGCATTGTTAAGATCTGGAATGTCTGCAAGttccaatagaaaaaaatacatgcatattaaaaagatatttgattaattacatttaaaaaaaaaaaaaaaaaaaaaaaaagtaatgtgcaCTTATCACTGTGCAAGGTTAACACCTACCTTTGACATGCTTATTTTTGACAATGCTAAAAAGCTCTTTAAGTTCCCTGTTAATGAAGTAAGGCATTTGCAAGGGCCTTGCTTCTGATCGTTTCCCTTTGCTTCTGTTGCAATGTAGTGCTGGGAGGCAAGCGTCCAGGCTGTCAGCCACACCACACCTCCTGCAGCAGGGAATGACACTGGCCTACCTAGAGAACCAGATGGCATCGGCACTTACATTGAAATCTGGTCCGGAGTACAGGCACTGGCTGCTCATCTACGCACGGTTCCTGGTAAATGAAGGTAGGATTGGGTCTGTCAGCGGGAATTCCTCTGTTCAACAGTTTGGTTCTCGTCGTTActaaagttttgttttgcatgtgcCATTTGCAGCTATTTTAGCTTTGCTGCAAGATTTAGCTTGATGGTGAGGTGGAATTGACAAACAGATAATGAATTGCTAGATAAAGAATTTAACTCTTCATAGTTTGCAGACAAGTTTGTATTGTAGGTTATCAAGTTTTAATTTGCCTTGCAAAACAGGACTGTCTTGGAtccagaaacaaataaaatagaaagcgTTTCCTAATACAGATGGGTGTCCCATAATTGATGAAGATCTTATGAAGCGACTGCGCTGCCCTGTTTGTCTGCCCTTCATTTTTCTGGAAAGGGAAGCATTACAGACCAGCATGCATTGAGAAGCATTACAAAGGGCTAATTTCATGACACTCTGAACTTCGTCTTGCAGGATCGCAGTATCGCTTACGAGAGCTCTGTAAAGATTTGTTGGGTCCTGTACACAAGTCAGCGGCAAGCGTTTGGGAGACGACTGTGCTGGTAAGAATATGAGGGTCTCGGATACCTCAGTAATATGTTTAGCTCTCTGGTCTGCTGCCTTACAGCCTCAGAGTTTGATCTTGTTGACCCACTGAAATTTGAGACTGAGTGGGAGCACTGGGGGAAGTGGTGCTACACTTActgtgtgaattattattattattattattattattttgagcattAGTTTTAACTGATGGTTTTGCCTAGTGTCTCCCCATGTTACAAAATCTTCATCAGTAACTATGTATCACTATTGAGtgttatatttagaaatacttGAAGAAACTTGACAAACATGTTGACTAAGTCTCAACGAAGTCATTGAGAGAGACTTgtagtcgaaacgtttgtcatgaAGACCTTGAGAGAGACGCATGTTTGTGGTTGTTGTCATTTCCAAGCTGAAAATCTTAAAAAGAATAAATGGTTGTTTGGCCATCCTGATATTAATGTGTCAATATTGCATGCTTTCAACGCAGGGACTGAGGAAGCGAGACCTTCTCAAAGAGGTGCTTCCAGTTATAGGCCAGAATCTGCAGTTCCAGAGGCTTTTCACAGAATACCAGGACCAGCTGGAGCTGCTGAAAAACAAGTAGCACTTTCCCGTAATTCCACAGGGAGACCATCCTGGCGAGAGAGCAGAGCCCCGCTGTACCTTCTCAGGAGGAGCACAACACCTGCCACCCTGAGCAAGGATCCCCGTGAAGCAGACAAAAGAGCAAATGAGACGCTTCTCTTCAGTATGAAGGCATTAAGATTCCACTGTCGGCACGGGTCACGGGGTGCTCGGACAAGCACAATGCTACCGTCACGCAGAGCAGCGGAAACCTGCACAGCTACAAGATGTgacgacaataataataataccataccatttaaaaaaaaaaaaaaaaaaaaaaaaaaaaaaattctcctggTGTTTATGGGAGGTAATAATAACATAGTTTGTGTCTCTGCAGTTGGACTGTGTTTCTATTAGAAACAGAAAGCCTCTACAGTGGAGTGTGGGCAGGTAACGCAGCGGCAGTGCTTGGTACATCGCGTCACTACAGCAACAACCCAGAACGGACATTTTAACAGTAGCAACAACCAAACTCTGTTCAGTTTGTACATGGAAATAAACAGGTcccgttttgtttgtaatttctaaatgttTGGACAAGagacctgttttttgttttagttttttgtttgttttttttttttttccattttctacaaaataaattaattgagcAATGCTTTGGCATAATTTTGCTGTGATTGGAAATTCACTGAGTAACAGTGATATTAAATAGATTGGTTGGTTCCTGAGCTCTGGTCATTTCCCCCCATGTTGTTCTAGCACTCAGGTACTTTTCTGTAGTGTGCAAGGCTAAGTGCCTGGGCATTGCCCTTTTCTTTCATATAAACTCTGGCTCCACCTGCTCAATACTAAACTACAGAGCCAGCAGCCGTTGTAAGGCCACATCATTGCACAGAAGTGTATGGGTTTTGTTCCAGGGGATCAAGATTTTCAGTTTTCGTACTGTGCCATTTATTAAACAGCTGATTTGGGTACTATACAGTTGcatgatgcaaaacaaaaaagtttccaAGCAAAGTTTTGAGAAAAATCCAAAGCCATGAGCACCCCCCCCCATCAACTTGGAAACGTTATTATACAACAGCTCCTGCCAAGTGAAATGCAGACAGATACTCTAAATTCTAA
Above is a window of Polyodon spathula isolate WHYD16114869_AA chromosome 25, ASM1765450v1, whole genome shotgun sequence DNA encoding:
- the LOC121300092 gene encoding protein HIRA-like, which codes for MKLLKPSWISHNGKPIFSVDIHPEGTKFATGGQGEDSGKVVIWNMAPILREEDEKNETIPKMLCQMDNHLACVNCVRWSNNGLYLASGGDDKLIMVWKRAAYIGPSTVFGSSSKLANVEQWRCVTILRSHTGDVMDVAWSPHDAWLASCSVDNTIVIWNARKFPEIIATLRGHTGLVKGLTWDPVGKYVASQADDRNLKVWRTMDWQLETSITKPFDECGGTTHVLRLSWSPDGQYLVSAHAMNNSGPTAQIIERDGWKTNMDFVGHRKAVTVVKFNPKIFKKKQKNGSSPKPSCPYCCCAVGSKDRSVSVWLTCLKRPLVVIHELFDKSIMDISWTLNGLGILVCSMDGTVAYLDFSQDELGDPLNEDEKNSIHQKIYGKSLAITTEAQLPTTIIENPEMLKYQQQKQQAEQRSAASRETHTPKLTSVVNGESLEDIRKNLLKKQVETRTPDGRRRITPLCIAQLDTGDFSPALFNSVPILPGSTMSSQLTQQLTSSDSNTANSLSLKPCPEPTANAAPRPADDALHKEGVNATATTLSAVANSIAVKPNSLTSAAKIEPMKALDSRFTERSKATPGVAVSSLVSLAPLNRVKDANALKDPKPRITCLDSSSDSEGKMKAPSLALNKRKIEMEGGEVVEKRKKGRPRKDTKILPMSAAMLQTAPTTDKDPPRVIVPMAVLKLPTPAPQKAFTLQVSSDPSVFIEVENEVSTAAGSRLSRLKCNREGKVWETVLTSRVLTAAGSSDVIGVACEDRTLSVFSACGRRLLPAILLQAPMSTLHCSGCYVMALTACATLSVWDVQKQSVLVKNESLQIILSGTDTTVSQSLLTRHGVPVVSLANGKSYCFNSALGTWNLIADKQDSLVQCADYRNCIPSQEAMLSSGPLAIVQGHSLNAGRQASRLSATPHLLQQGMTLAYLENQMASALTLKSGPEYRHWLLIYARFLVNEGSQYRLRELCKDLLGPVHKSAASVWETTVLGLRKRDLLKEVLPVIGQNLQFQRLFTEYQDQLELLKNK